The Corynebacterium minutissimum genome includes the window TCTGACAGCGCCCACCTCTGTGGATTCCTACGGTCCACGGCGGTGGGCGCTGCCCTTAGTTTTGGTGCTGGGAACGGCGCTAGGTAAGATGGTGGGCATTCGTGTCGGCAACGGTACGCCTGTGTCTCCCCGTTGTGTGGGGCCGCATCGAGTGCACCGTGCGGTTTCATTCCAGGCGTTGTCGGCCGGTTTACGTACGTACTGATACCGAAAGTGAGGAAACCTGTTATGGGTTCTGTCATCAAGAAGCGCCGCAAGCGCATGTCCAAGAAGAAGCACCGCAAGATGCTGCGCCGCACCCGCGTTCAGCGTCGCAAGCTGGGCAAGTAAAACGTGGCTCGCAGCTCCCCGCATAGTCCTTCGTGATTGTGACGGGGAGTTTCTGCTGTCTGGGCTTCTCGTCGCCTCAGACGACGGAGGGGTCATAGTGTGGGGTCCTTTCTGTAGTGGCTGCCGGGTGGACGCCGTCGAGTCAGACGACGGCGAGGTTTAGAACGGGATGTCCTCTGGGGGAGTGCTGGGAGCCTGGGCTTGCGCCGCAGCCTTGGCGGCTGCCTCGGCGTCTAGTTCCTTCTTGAGCGCCTGAGCTTGCTCGTGGGCGCGCTGGCGGATAGCAGTGATCTTCTGGGCTACGGTTTGGGCCCAGCGCTTGGTCTTGTTCGCCAGCGGGCCGGTGGGCTCCGTCATGGCCCAGGTTCCATCCTCGAAGAGCCATACGATATCCCCGGTTATGGGGTCCATGATGTAATGCGCACGGCCATCGGTCTTCATGTTGTGATGGTGCTGGCACAGCGAGGCGAGATTACTCGGATGGGTTGGGCCGCCGTCGGCGTAGTTGACGCGGTGGTCCATCTGGCACAGGTGGGCCGGCCGATTGCAGCCAAGAGCGCGGCACGTGCCGTCGCGCCCCTCGACGTATTTTCGGATGAGCTCCGAGGCAACATAGCTATCCGAGGCTTCCGGCTCCGAGGACAGGTCACGAGTGCGGGTCGTAGGCATCTCTTGAGACGTCCAGCCATAGCCCTGTACGAGCGTCGGTGCGTTCTCGATATCGGTGGCCTGATACGTGTGCAGGATGACCGTCGACGGTGGTGTAATGCTGCCGGCGATGAGCTTCTTTACAGCATCGGCTGTGGACACCCCGTTTTCCTTCGCGGCTTCTTTGATGTATTTATCCAAGATGATGCCCGTGGCGCTATCCGTGTTGAGCTCCAGGTTGGCGCGCTCACCATTGTCCGTCATGGTGTAGGAATCCTTCTTCCGTGTATCGCGGAAAGAAATCGTTTTATCGATGCTCTTGCAAATATCGCGCACTTTGCGGCCGATCTGCGGAGGTGTAGGAAAAGTCTGGTTGGGGGCGGTGGGGATGAAGTAGTTGGCCAAGGAGGCGTCGATAAGCGCGAGCGTCTCCTGGGGTACTTCCCCCAGCTTGGTCATGGTGAAATCGATGGCGATGAGGGCTCGCATATCGAGCAGGAAGAGCTCTTCCTGCATCGCTTTCACCTGGGGAAGGTCCTCTAGCCGGTGTACGGCAAGGCAACATTCGGTGATGGTGTGTGGGGCGAGCCCAAGCTTGGCGACGAGCCTCTGACACGCCACATCGAAATCTTCATCGAGCGGAGGCATGGCGGCCGCCCAAGAACGGTAGTCGGCGCGGCGCGCGGCGCTGCGCTCCATGGCGAGGGCGCATTCAGGGTTCATGTGGGAAAAGTAGGCGGTAGGAGTAGTGGTTGTCACGGTGAATCCCCCGGATTCTTGAGGCTATAGACTAAAAAGTGTAAGAACTAATGTTCTAACAGTAGGCTATATGACGCCTCGGACATCTATCTCTACCTGCACTAATACGCGTTTTAGAAGGTGATGTTGAGTATCTATTTCCGAACAGATGGGGAGTGTTATCCGTGAGCGCCCATGACCTTCCGTGTGTACGTATGATGGCGAACTATGTTGCCCCGAATTTTGACGCTCGACACCCTCGTAATCTCGCAGACGAAGTCCTTCCTTCAGGATCAATTCCTCATTGCGGATGAGCAAGGTGTGCCTGTTGGCACGATTGTGCAGTCCGGAAGCCTGAAAGACATGTTCTTCAATTCCTCCCGCAGCCTGGAGGTGGCCTTCACGGATGATCAGGGCAACCCGCAGCAGCCGCTCATGCTGATCAAGGATCCGCCGAACTTCGTGCGGGATACGTATGAGGTGTACCTGCCGGGCATCGAGAAGCCTATGGCGGTGGTGACCAAGCGATTCGCCATGTTTAAGACGCGCCTGACCATGGAAATGGAAGGTTTCCCAGAGATTGAGATTACGGGTGATATTTGGGATTGGAACATCACCATTAGTAGTCAGGGGCAGCCGCTGGCGCAGGTGACTAACGAGTGGTCCGGCGTAGGCAAGTTCCTTTCGGGGAAGAATACCTACCGCCTCAGCATTGCGGGAGGGCTAGACCCACAGCAGCATGCAGCTCTTATCGGTGCAGTGATGTGTATGGATATGCTGCGCACGAAGGCGCAGCAGAGCAGCTAGCGGCGATGGGCAATGCGCCAGCCGCCATAGGAGAACAGCGCAGTGACAAGTGCGGGGATGCCGTAAGTGCGCACGGCTTTGCGGACGGAACGGTAATCGCGAATGAGCCAGCCTTTCTCTTCCGCAATATCGCGCAACGTTGAATCGGGGTTAATAGCCACCGGAGTACCCACCATGGAGAGCATGGGGACGTCGTTGGCGCTGTCGGAGTAGGCCGTACAGCGTTCCAAGTCGAGATTCTCCAGCGTGGCCAAGGCGGCTACCGCATGCATCTTGCCGGGGCCGTGGAGAATATCGCCCACGAGGCGTCCGGTGAAGCGGCCGTCCTCGACTTCCGCCACGGTGCCCAGTGCACCCGTAAATCCGAAACGCTGCGCCAAAATCTGCGCCAGCTGGACCGGAGTGGCGGTGACGAGCCATACCTGTTGGCCGGCGTCGAGATGCATCTGTGCAAGTTGCTTTGTACCGGGATAGGCCTTTTCAGCCATCGACTGGTCGACGATTTCCTCGCACAGCGCAACCATCTCTGCCACCGAGCGGCCCTTGACAAATTCGAGGGCCTGCACGCGTCCAGCCGCTACGTCCTCGGTGTTTTCAGAGCCGGATACCCGAAATTTCAGCTGCTTCCATGCGATAGGCAGGATTTCGGAGAGCGAAAAGTAGCGTCGCCGTGCCAGGCCCAAGGCAAAGGAGACCAATGAGGAGCCTTGTACCAGCGTATTGTCTACGTCGAAGAAGGCAGCGGCGCCAAGGTCCTGGGGGATGTCGGGGTCTGGCTGCGTGAGGGAGCGCGAGCCCGCAGACTCGAAGGAGCCTTGGACGGAATCCACGCCG containing:
- a CDS encoding 30S ribosomal protein bS22; amino-acid sequence: MGSVIKKRRKRMSKKKHRKMLRRTRVQRRKLGK
- a CDS encoding HNH endonuclease signature motif containing protein; amino-acid sequence: MTTTTPTAYFSHMNPECALAMERSAARRADYRSWAAAMPPLDEDFDVACQRLVAKLGLAPHTITECCLAVHRLEDLPQVKAMQEELFLLDMRALIAIDFTMTKLGEVPQETLALIDASLANYFIPTAPNQTFPTPPQIGRKVRDICKSIDKTISFRDTRKKDSYTMTDNGERANLELNTDSATGIILDKYIKEAAKENGVSTADAVKKLIAGSITPPSTVILHTYQATDIENAPTLVQGYGWTSQEMPTTRTRDLSSEPEASDSYVASELIRKYVEGRDGTCRALGCNRPAHLCQMDHRVNYADGGPTHPSNLASLCQHHHNMKTDGRAHYIMDPITGDIVWLFEDGTWAMTEPTGPLANKTKRWAQTVAQKITAIRQRAHEQAQALKKELDAEAAAKAAAQAQAPSTPPEDIPF
- a CDS encoding LURP-one-related/scramblase family protein; this translates as MLPRILTLDTLVISQTKSFLQDQFLIADEQGVPVGTIVQSGSLKDMFFNSSRSLEVAFTDDQGNPQQPLMLIKDPPNFVRDTYEVYLPGIEKPMAVVTKRFAMFKTRLTMEMEGFPEIEITGDIWDWNITISSQGQPLAQVTNEWSGVGKFLSGKNTYRLSIAGGLDPQQHAALIGAVMCMDMLRTKAQQSS
- a CDS encoding HAD-IB family hydrolase; translated protein: MPDSPREFLANWTASRGNLRNFLEQQAFAPLGEEHQRAAGEASAAAAVEQLFGIDLDSFSSGVDSVQGSFESAGSRSLTQPDPDIPQDLGAAAFFDVDNTLVQGSSLVSFALGLARRRYFSLSEILPIAWKQLKFRVSGSENTEDVAAGRVQALEFVKGRSVAEMVALCEEIVDQSMAEKAYPGTKQLAQMHLDAGQQVWLVTATPVQLAQILAQRFGFTGALGTVAEVEDGRFTGRLVGDILHGPGKMHAVAALATLENLDLERCTAYSDSANDVPMLSMVGTPVAINPDSTLRDIAEEKGWLIRDYRSVRKAVRTYGIPALVTALFSYGGWRIAHRR